A window of the Carassius carassius chromosome 36, fCarCar2.1, whole genome shotgun sequence genome harbors these coding sequences:
- the LOC132117284 gene encoding ankyrin repeat and KH domain-containing protein 1-like isoform X2, which produces MQDAVAGTAMLTDGFEDEIDSVTPRTPALGMGVGATPGAGLGGLGIGVGGKKVRLFGEAGGPTTDRLDFKLTAAAVLSSGPGSGSDEDEVSEVESFILDQEDLDNPVLKTASELLLSSAADGADLRTVDPETQARLEALLEAAGIGKLSTADGKAFADPEVLRRLTSSVSCALDEAAAALTRMRAENTLNASQADNRSLAEACSDGDVNAVRKLLDEGRSVNEHTEEGESLLCLACSAGYYELAQVLLAMHANVEDRGIKGDITPLMAAASGGYVDIVKLLLVHGADVNAQSSTGNTALTYACAGGFLDVVKVLLKEGANIEDHNENGHTPLMEAASAGHVEVSRVLLEYGAGINTHSNEFKESALTLACYKGHLDMVRFLLEAGADQEHKTDEMHTALMEACMDGHVEVARLLLDSGAQVNMPADSFESPLTLAACGGHVELAALLIERGANLEEVNDEGYTPLMEAAREGHEEMVALLLAQGANINAQTEETQETALTLACCGGFLEVADFLIKAGADIELGCSTPLMEAAQEGHLELVKYLLAAGANVHATTATGDTALTYACENGHTDVADVLLQTGADLEHESEGGRTPLMKAARAGHLCTVQFLISKGANVNRATANNDHTVVSLACAGGHLAVVELLLAHGADPTHRLKDGSTMLIEAAKGGHSNVVSYLLDYPNNILSVPAPDLSQLTPPSHDTSQAPRVPFQALAMVVPPQEPDRVPSTIPTSPPVTSKGASKQRLSSLQSNSVASGGLDADLLPPFHPYQPLECIVEETEGKLNELGQRISAIEKAQMHSLELIQGEPLTKDKIEELKKSREEQVQKKKKILKELQKVERQLQLKTQQQFTKEYMETKGLKEELGQVAGVETPGTPLPLQATQLGSDSECEVNRKEEDHRHTPSNEDDDEEDEEEEDEEDNSDCAKLPQVHTILSTPPPPPQNQVLQSLPLQTSFVPIQPLTPQQSTDFSNAEYPLSSSPDLQRVLLGQQLTGLGPGLLAQASDGLMVATPAQTLTDTLDDIMAAVNSRVPVVNTTTSPSPQPSAQTPINTVSPPSMLPLYPSVDIDAHTESNHDTALTLACAGGHEELVSVLIAREANIEHRDKKGFTPLILAATAGHVGVVEILLDKGGDIEAQSERTKDTPLSLACSGGRQEVVELLLLRGANKEHRNVSDYTPLSLAASGGYVNIIKILLNAGAEINSRTGSKLGISPLMLAAMNGHVPAVKLLLDMGSDINAQIETNRNTALTLACFQGRAEVVSLLLDRKANVEHRAKTGLTPLMEAASGGYAEVGRVLLDKGADVNAPPVPSSRDTALTIAADKGHYKFCELLISRGAHIDVRNKKGNTPLWLAANGGHFDVVQLLVQAGADVDAADNRKITPLMAAFRKGHVKVVQYLVKEVNQFPSDIECMRYIATIADKELLKKCHQCMETIVKAKDQQAAEANKNASILLKELDLEKSREESKKQALAAKREKRKEKRKKKKEEQKRKMEEEEAKVKEVFYEMQDQKEDSAEEVEVPIEPPSATTTTTIGISATSTTFTNTFGKKRANVATTPSTNRKNKKNKTKDSPSEPIILQDPQVALAQQKADKNKIHGEPRGGGEPGGTSDSNLDSTDCNSESSNSSKSHDLPDLPSSSSSSAPSVFAGSNQPYVASEKRHGPSLPGSSEEKVTVSISRPQKSHEISSDLTPSSLPPSFKTISLPVTSPNSKMNLTSPKRGLKREEGWKEVVRRSKKLSVPASVVSRIMGRGGCNITAIQDVTGAHIDVDKQKDKNGERMITIRGGTESTRHAVQLINALIQDPAKELEDLIPRNHIRPPGANTKISSTYTTSTGATSTYAASPKGLPSVVPSSNMSFQSSTNFTAQQAGKLGKSMAPGVRPPFVSLPPLAYAHPQLALLAAQTINQIRHPRLPMAQFGGTFSSSPNTWGPFPVRPVSPGSANSSPKHSSNSAPRPASSAPAHTEHPAAPVSSTSTPTASTTSPTSTAPANTPTPSSVRKQLFSTDHKSGAGVTVASTGSNAPSAQVAQSPISCAPTTPTTPPPPPIAPPPQHPPPPKPEPASLSTPAKEKPVTELATPAEGAPSDGPSPSAPLHFTSSPSSPSMLPVQPETRQSLPSHFTSSTEPSSSSSSQPGSSHTVTRLPPPTCSSTVTNTSSALPHYATPNALGVSSRMKQPGPYYPMAPGALSEQQSVFVHPGGSQGPLKQQQQQLPPQLSLASTGMPPPSLTMSSTMGMINGSQMHLHSGKAQLPPNFGPAAIFSHFSSIFDSNQVGNNQVWGACHLPARTHPEQPYSAPTNAYISGMGQIESVQPPPDGSKAPGYRCSSQRIVSSPIGIHPMDNSMSSSTALPSFTTSISASPVFLPGHANVGTPSFSRQHFSPHPWSASTSCESPVPSVSSRASSPLCTSTVTVIQAKPISSNQQDRKVPPPIGTERLARIRQTGTINHTMLPTSYTPPVGQGGIWSFGVGSASETMSGWSQPLMGGPVMHQQMQEPSAFSQHQAMERDDTGIVAPSNTFHQPLPTNFMDFPKGLPMSMYGGTMIPPHPQMAEGPGGPVYNGLHTSDPAWNPILKVVPNTAENSDPQQVWPGTWAPHVGNVHLNHVN; this is translated from the exons GTGGAATCGTTCATACTAGACCAGGAGGATCTGGATAACCCCGTACTAAAGACAGCTTCAGAGCTGCTCCTATCCAGTGCAGCAGACGGAGCCGACCTCAGAACAGTAGACCCAGAAACACAGGCACGGCTCGAGGCATTACTAGAAGCAGCAG GCATTGGTAAACTCTCCACTGCCGATGGCAAAGCCTTTGCAGATCCAGAGGTGTTACGCCGCTTGACGTCGTCGGTGAGTTGCGCGCTGGACGAGGCCGCCGCCGCCCTCACACGCATGAGGGCCGAAAACACGCTCAACGCCAGCCAGGCCGACAA CCGTAGCCTGGCTGAGGCCTGCTCAGACGGCGACGTGAATGCAGTGCGGAAGCTGCTAGACGAGGGACGCAGCGTCAACGAACACACAGAGGAGGGCGAGAGCCTGCTGTGTCTGGCCTGCTCAGCTGGATACTATGAGCTCGCACAG GTCTTGCTTGCCATGCATGCTAACGTGGAGGACAGAGGGATCAAAGGAGACATCACGCCACTTATGGCTGCTGCAAGCGGTGGTTATGTCGACATCGTCAAACTGCTCCTAGTGCATGGAGCCGATGTTAACGCACAGTCCTCGACGG GCAACACAGCATTAACATATGCGTGTGCTGGAGGCTTCCTTGATGTAGTAAAGGTGTTATTGAAGGAGGGTGCTAACATTGAAGATCACAACGAGAATGGTCACACTCCGCTAATGGAGGCTGCCAGTGCAGGCCACGTGGAGGTCTCTCGTGTGCTCCTGGAGTACGGCGCTGGAATCAACACACACTCCAATGAGTTTAAGGAGAGCGCACTCACACTTGCTTGCTATAAAG GGCACCTGGACATGGTCCGGTTTCTCTTAGAAGCAGGAGCCGACCAGGAGCACAAGACCGATGAGATGCACACTGCACTCATGGAGGCCTGCATG GATGGGCATGTGGAGGTGGCACGACTGTTATTGGATAGTGGGGCACAGGTAAACATGCCTGCTGACTCATTTGAGTCGCCTTTGACGCTGGCTGCCTGCGGGGGACATGTGGAGCTGGCGGCGCTTCTGATCGAGAGGGGGGCCAACCTGGAGGAGGTGAACGATGAGGGCTATACTCCACTGATGGAGGCAGCTCGTGAGGGCCATGAAGAGATGGTAGCACTGCTCTTAGCACAAG GTGCAAATATTAATGCTCAGACAGAGGAGACGCAGGAGACCGCATTGACTCTGGCATGTTGCGGAGGCTTCCTAGAGGTGGCTGATTTCCTCATCAAAGCTGGGGCGGACATTGAGTTGGGTTGCTCCACCCCGCTCATGGAAGCTGCACAGGAGGGGCATCTGGAGCTGGTCAAATACTTGTTGGCTGCAG GGGCTAATGTCCACGCCACAACAGCCACGGGTGACACAGCTCTGACATATGCCTGTGAGAACGGACACACAGATGTGGCCGACGTGCTGCTGCAAACAGGAGCTGACCTG GAACATGAATCAGAAGGGGGCAGGACTCCACTGATGAAAGCGGCCAGAGCAGGACACCTGTGCACTGTGCAGTTTCTCATCAGCAAAG GTGCTAATGTGAATAGAGCCACAGCCAACAATGATCACACAGTGGTTTCTCTGGCTTGTGCGGGGGGCCACTTGGCTGTGGTGGAGCTGCTGTTAGCCCATGGTGCTGATCCCACCCACAGACTGAAG gATGGCTCCACGATGCTGATTGAAGCTGCTAAAGGTGGTCACAGTAATGTGGTGTCCTACTTGCTAGACTACCCAAACAACATTCTGTCAGTCCCTGCCCCAGACCTGTCCCAGCTCACACCCCCCTCTCATGACACTTCTCAG gCCCCTCGAGTCCCTTTCCAAGCCCTGGCTATGGTGGTGCCCCCCCAGGAGCCAGACAGAGTGCCCTCCACCATCCCCACATCCCCACCCGTTACAAGCAAAG GTGCATCCAAGCAGAGGCTGAGCTCTCTTCAGAGCAACTCCGTGGCCTCGGGTGGCCTAGACGCCGACCTGCTGCCGCCCTTCCACCCGTACCAGCCTCTGGAATGCATTGTCGAGGAGACGGAGGGCAAGCTGAATGAGCTGGGCCAGCGCATAAGTGCCATTGAGAAGGCCCAGATGCATTCACTTGAGCTCATCCAGGGTGAGCCGCTCACCAAAGACAAGATCGAGGAGCTAAAGAAAAGTCGCGAGGAGCAGgtccagaagaagaagaagatcttGAAGGAGCTGCAGAAGGTGGAGAGGCAGTTGCAGCTGAAGACGCAGCAGCAATTCACCAAAGAATACATGGAGACCAAGGGGCTCAAGGAGGAGCTGGGCCAGGTGGCAGGGGTGGAGACGCCCGGCACCCCCCTGCCACTGCAGGCCACCCAGCTGGGCTCTGACAGCGAGTGCGAGGTTAATCGCAAAGAGGAGGACCACAGGCACACCCCATCCAATGAGGACGACGACGAGGAGGACGAagaggaagaggatgaagaagACAATAGCGACTGTGCTAAGCTGCCACAGGTGCACACCATTCTTTCCACGCCGCCTCCACCACCTCAGAACCAGGTCCTCCAGAGTCTTCCTCTGCAGACCAGCTTCGTTCCCATCCAGCCTCTCACCCCGCAGCAGTCCACAGACTTCAGTAATGCAGAGTACCCGTTAAGCAGCAGCCCAGACCTGCAGAGGGTGCTGCTGGGTCAGCAGCTGACGGGGTTGGGGCCAGGGCTTCTCGCACAGGCCTCCGACGGACTCATGGTCGCCACGCCCGCACAGACGCTCACAGATACGCTTGATGACATCATGGCGG CTGTGAACAGCAGAGTGCCTGTGGTAAACACTACAACTTCGCCCTCCCCTCAGCCCTCCGCACAGACGCCCATCAACACAGTCTCCCCACCCTCCATGCTCCCTCTGTACCCCTCAGTGGACATTGACGCACAT ACTGAGAGCAATCATGACACGGCGCTGACCCTGGCCTGCGCAGGTGGCCATGAAGAGCTTGTCTCAGTGCTCATTGCACGTGAGGCCAACATTGAGCACCGGGACAAGAAGG GGTTCACTCCCCTAATCCTAGCTGCCACTGCGGGCCATGTGGGTGTGGTGGAGATCCTACTGGACAAGGGAGGGGACATTGAAGCTCAGTCTGAGAGGACCAAAGACACCCCTCTGTCCCTCGCCTGCTCAGGTGGCAGACAAGAG GTGGTGGAGCTGCTGTTGCTTCGTGGGGCTAACAAGGAGCACCGTAATGTTTCGGACTACACCCCGCTCAGCCTGGCAGCCTCTGGGGGCTACGTCAACATCATCAAGATCCTTCTGAATGCTGGTGCTGAAATCAACTCTAG GACTGGCAGTAAGCTGGGCATTTCTCCGCTCATGTTGGCAGCCATGAACGGCCATGTGCCTGCGGTGAAGCTGCTGTTAGACATGGGCTCTGATATCAATGCACAGATCGAGACCAATCGTAACACAGCACTGACCTTGGCCTGCTTCCAAGGCCGAGCAGAGGTTGTCAGCTTGCTTCTGGACCGCAAAGCCAACGTGGAACACCGCGCTAAG ACTGGCCTCACCCCTCTCATGGAGGCTGCGTCTGGCGGTTATGCTGAAGTTGGCCGGGTGCTGTTGGATAAAGGGGCAGATGTCAATGCCCCTCCAGTTCCCTCCTCTCGTGACACCGCCCTCACCATTGCTGCAGACAAGGGTCACTACAAGTTTTGTGAACTTCTCATCAGCAG AGGGGCTCACATTGATGTGCGAAATAAGAAGGGGAACACCCCTTTGTGGCTTGCTGCTAACGGTGGCCACTTTGATGTGGTTCAGCTGTTGGTGCAGGCTGGAGCCGATGTGGATGCAGCAGACAACCGCAAAATAACCCCCCTCATGGCAGCGTTCCGCAAG GGTCATGTAAAAGTGGTGCAGTACCTGGTGAAGGAAGTCAACCAGTTCCCATCTGACATTGAGTGCATGAGATATATTGCCACTATTGCAGATAAG GAACTGCTGAAAAAGTGTCATCAGTGCATGGAGACCATTGTCAAAGCCAAAGATCAGCAGGCGGCTGAGGCGAACAAGAACGCCAGTATTCTACTTAAGGAACTTGATCTGGAGAAG TCTCGTGAAGAAAGCAAAAAGCAGGCTCTGGCTGCAAAGCGAGAGAAGAGAAAGGAGAAGCGCAAGAAAAAGAAGGAAGAGCAGAAGAGGAAGATGGAGGAAGAGGAGGCTAAAGTGAAAGAGGTGTTCTATGAGATGCAGGATCAGAAGGAGGACTCTGCAGAAG AAGTGGAGGTTCCCATTGAGCCCCCAAGTGCTACCACCACCACAACCATTGGTATCTCCGCCACCTCCACAACTTTCACTAACACGTTCGGCAAAAAGCGAGCCAATGTGGCCACTACACCAAGCACTAATcgcaaaaacaaaaagaacaagacCAAGGATTCACCTAGTGAACCGATAATACTTCAAGACCCACAGGTGGCACTGGCGCAGCAGAAAGCTGACAAAAATAAGATCCATGGAGAACCTCGAGGGGGTGGGGAACCGGGAGGCACCAGCGACTCGAATCTAGATAGCACCGACTGCAACAGCGAGAGCAGCAACAGCAGTAAGAGCCACGATCTACCTGACCTGCCTTCATCGTCATCCTCTTCCGCCCCTTCGGTCTTTGCAGGCTCTAACCAGCCATATGTCGCAAGTGAGAAGAGACACGGGCCATCGCTGCCGGGCTCTTCTGAGGAGAAGGTCACAGTGTCCATCTCCAGACCACAGAA ATCTCATGAGATCAGCAGTGACTTGACCCCCAGTTCCCTGCCCCCCTCGTTCAAGACCATTTCACTGCCAGTCACCTCGCCCAACAGTAAGATGAATCTCACTAGCCCAAAGAGGGGCCTGAAGCGAGAAGAGGGGTGGAAAGAGGTGGTTCGGAG ATCCAAGAAGCTCTCTGTCCCTGCCTCTGTGGTGTCTCGGATTATGGGTAGAGGTGGCTGCAACATTACAGCCATCCAAGATGTTACAGGCGCACACATCGACGTGGACAAACAGAAAGACAAGAATGGAGAGAGAATGATTACAATCAG AGGTGGCACCGAGTCAACACGGCATGCAGTGCAGCTGATCAACGCGCTGATCCAGGACCCAGCCAAAGAGCTTGAGGACCTGATCCCTCGTAACCACATCCGGCCACCTGGTGCCAACACCAAAATCAGCTCCACCTACACAACCTCCACTGGGGCCACAAGCACTTATGCGGCCAGTCCAAAAGGTCTGCCATCTGTAGTGCCCTCCTCCAACATGTCTTTCCAGTCCTCCACCAACTTCACAGCTCAGCAGGCTGGCAAGTTGGGCAAAAGTATGGCACCGGGCGTCAGGCCCCCCTTCGTTTCTTTGCCACCACTTGCTTATGCTCATCCTCAACTGGCCCTTCTAGCAGCCCAGACCATCAACCAGATCCGCCACCCTCGATTACCCATGGCACAGTTTGGTGGCACTTTCTCATCCTCTCCCAACACTTGGGGTCCTTTCCCTGTTCGTCCTGTGAGCCCTGGTAGTGCTAACAGCTCACCAAAACACAGCAGTAATTCTGCGCCACGTCCTGCCAGCTCTGCTCCAGCCCACACCGAGCATCCTGCTGCTCCTGTGTCCAGCACATCGACTCCCACAGCCTCCACCACTTCTCCCACCAGTACCGCACCTGCCAACACACCCACACCTTCCTCTGTCAGGAAGCAGCTTTTCTCGACAGATCACAAGTCTGGGGCTGGAGTTACAGTGGCCTCTACCGGCAGCAACGCTCCATCAGCTCAAGTTGCTCAATCTCCTATCAGCTGTGCTCCCACAACCCCTACGACCCCTCCACCTCCACCCATTGCTCCACCTCCACAGCATCCCCCTCCCCCCAAGCCAGAGCCAGCCAGCCTCAGCACCCCAGCTAAAGAGAAGCCCGTCACAGAGCTCGCCACACCTGCCGAAGGAGCTCCATCTGATGGGCCCAGCCCCTCTGCTCCCTTGCACTTCACCTCATCTCCCTCTAGCCCCTCGATGCTGCCTGTACAGCCCGAGACCCGGCAGTCACTTCCGTCACACTTTACCTCCAGCACAGAACCAAGTTCCTCTTCCTCATCACAGCCAGGCTCATCTCACACAGTCACACGCCTGCCACCTCCGACCTGCAGCAGCACGGTCACTAATACCAGCAGCGCCTTACCTCACTACGCCACCCCCAACGCACTCGGTGTGTCTTCACGCATGAAGCAACCGGGACCCTACTACCCCATGGCTCCAGGGGCCCTTTCGGAGCAGCAGTCTGTGTTTGTGCATCCGGGAGGCTCACAGGGACCcctcaaacagcaacaacaacagctTCCACCTCAGCTCAGCCTGGCTTCGACAGGCATGCCCCCTCCCTCTCTCACAATGTCCTCCACTATGGGCATGATAAATGGCTCTCAAATGCACCTGCACAGTGGAAAAGCGCAACTGCCCCCCAACTTTGGCCCTGCGGCTATCTTCAGTCACTTTAGCAGCATCTTTGACAGCAACCAGGTGGGCAACAACCAGGTTTGGGGTGCCTGCCATCTACCTGCACGTACCCATCCGGAGCAGCCCTACAGTGCCCCGACTAATGCATACATAAGTGGAATGGGGCAGATTGAAAGTGTCCAACCTCCTCCCGATGGCTCAAAAGCTCCAGGATACCGCTGTTCCTCGCAGCGAATTGTCTCCAGTCCGATTG GTATACACCCTATGGACAACTCTATGTCCTCGTCCACTGCACTCCCCAGCTTCACCACAAGCATATCTGCCAGCCCTGTGTTCCTACCAGGTCATGCTAATGTGGGCACACCCTCCTTCAGCCGCCAGCACTTCTCTCCTCATCCTTGGAGTGCCTCCACCTCTT gTGAGTCTCCAGTGCCCTCTGTGTCTTCTAGGGCATCCTCACCTCTTTGCACATCTACAGTGACAGTGATCCAGGCAAAACCTATTAGCTCCAACCAGCAGGATCGTAAAGTTCCCCCTCCAATTGGAACAGAGCGCCTGGCCCGTATCAGGCAAACTGGCACCATCAACCACACCATGCTGCCCACCAGCTATACCCCACCAGTTGGACAGGGTGGCATCTGGTCTTTTGGAGTGGGTAGTGCCTCCG AAACAATGTCAGGCTGGTCTCAGCCCCTGATGGGAGGGCCAGTGATGCACCAGCAGATGCAGGAGCCTTCAGCCTTCTCTCAGCACCAGGCAATGGAACGAGATGATACTGGGATTGTGGCTCCTTCTAACACTTTCCACCAACCTCTGCCCACCAACTTCATGGATTTTCCAAAG GGGCTGCCAATGTCAATGTACGGTGGCACGATGATCCCTCCTCACCCGCAGATGGCGGAGGGTCCTGGAGGCCCTGTATACAATGGTCTTCACACTTCTGACCCTGCCTGGAATCCCATCCTAAAGGTTGTTCCCAACACTGCTGAGAATTCAGACCCACAGCAG GTATGGCCTGGCACTTGGGCTCCACATGTGGGAAATGTGCATCTGAATCACGTCAACTAA